Proteins encoded together in one Ignavibacteriales bacterium window:
- a CDS encoding DUF4981 domain-containing protein, with the protein MHSQPGKAMNKLVLAVALLASISISRAQTLQPDWEDPEVVSINRLPMRASYFPFESLKAAQQGDQSASSRFLSLNGMWKFSWVDHPGKRPKDFYKPGYDDSRWGQFPVPSNWEFKGYGTPIYVNIPYEFSPTNPQPPDIPDSLNPVGSYRKVFTLPDGWDGMRIYIHLGGVKSVFYIWVNGEKVGYSEDSKLEAEFDITPYVKKGENLVALEVYRWSDASFLECQDFWRISGIERDVFLYARPFVHLYDVRAVTVLDDSYNDGLFNLECELRNTGSTAAKGYSCVVTLRDADGRTMLTDSRAFSPLDGKPSSTMVRISGRVPTVRQWSAEIPYLYALDIVLQNDKGIVQEAIRKKVGFRTVEVKGADLLVNGKRIYVKGVNRHEHDPVTIHVLSREQMEKDVQLMKMMNINAVRTCHYPNNPIWYDLCDEYGIYLIDEANIESHGMGYDLDKTLGNNPRWLKAHLERASRMVLRDKNHASIITWSLGNEAGNGSNFYECYKWIKAYDSTRPVQYERAGLEWNTDIYCPMYPHPNSLIQYSLSNPTRPLIMCEYAHAMGNTLGNFREYWEIIESYPALQGGFIWDWVDQGVWLEKNGVKFFGYGGDWGPPGTPSDNNFLCNGLVQPDRRPNPQAYEMKKMYQNIKFRLLDARRGLVEVKNANFFRDLSNYTLIWTLLENGKQVQSGAVQSIDAFPGKSVAVNLGLNLSPAAGAEYYLQLSAVTKKGEGLVPAGHEQAKEEFSLAGQASPAAFVADGTPVTVDETSGRVTLSNRNFSLEFNKTSGLIESYTVRGKKMWSQGPRPNFWRPPNDNDFGAGSQKTMGIWKDVGKAERAKRVRVDRDDRNPNGSVRVRVETPLLKNDALVVAEYTIDGRGAITVSNSFHALRGKHPNLFKVGSHLTLPKEFAAIQWYGRGPDESYWDRKSSALVGTYEGAIKDQYHPYVRPQESGNKTDVRWARLKRGDGSGFEIQFVDTYLNVEALPYSPDQLYPGEAKRQTHSLELKPDEFVHLDIDYQQMGVAGIDSWWSLPLEKYRLPYQDYRFGYRIVPL; encoded by the coding sequence ATGCACTCTCAACCAGGAAAAGCCATGAACAAGCTCGTTCTTGCCGTCGCCCTTCTTGCCTCCATTTCAATTTCCCGGGCCCAGACTCTCCAGCCGGATTGGGAAGACCCCGAGGTCGTTTCCATCAACCGCCTGCCGATGCGGGCATCGTACTTCCCGTTCGAATCTCTCAAAGCAGCTCAACAGGGAGACCAGTCGGCATCGTCGCGATTTCTCTCGCTCAACGGAATGTGGAAATTTTCATGGGTCGACCACCCCGGCAAAAGGCCCAAAGACTTCTACAAGCCCGGCTACGACGATTCACGCTGGGGACAATTCCCCGTTCCATCAAACTGGGAATTCAAGGGATATGGCACTCCCATCTACGTCAACATACCGTACGAATTCAGTCCGACCAATCCCCAGCCTCCCGATATTCCCGATTCCCTGAACCCCGTCGGAAGCTACCGGAAGGTTTTCACACTTCCCGACGGCTGGGATGGAATGCGGATCTATATCCATCTGGGCGGAGTCAAGTCTGTCTTCTACATCTGGGTGAACGGAGAAAAGGTCGGTTACAGCGAAGACAGCAAGCTCGAAGCGGAATTCGACATCACGCCGTACGTCAAGAAAGGTGAAAACCTTGTTGCGCTCGAAGTGTACCGATGGAGCGATGCCTCATTCCTCGAGTGTCAGGATTTCTGGAGGATCTCCGGCATCGAGCGGGATGTCTTTCTGTACGCGCGTCCGTTCGTGCATCTCTATGATGTTCGCGCCGTCACCGTACTCGATGACTCCTACAACGATGGGCTGTTCAATCTGGAATGCGAGTTGAGGAACACGGGAAGCACAGCAGCGAAGGGATATTCCTGTGTGGTGACGCTCCGGGATGCCGATGGCAGGACGATGCTCACCGACAGCAGGGCCTTTTCTCCGCTCGACGGAAAACCGTCCTCAACCATGGTTCGGATTTCCGGACGCGTCCCGACAGTTCGACAATGGTCGGCAGAAATCCCCTACCTTTATGCGCTCGACATTGTTCTTCAGAACGACAAGGGGATTGTTCAGGAAGCCATAAGAAAGAAAGTCGGATTCCGAACAGTCGAGGTCAAGGGGGCAGACCTCCTTGTCAACGGCAAGAGGATCTATGTCAAGGGAGTGAATCGCCACGAGCATGACCCGGTAACGATTCATGTGCTGAGCCGCGAACAGATGGAAAAAGATGTGCAGCTCATGAAGATGATGAACATCAACGCTGTGCGGACCTGTCACTATCCGAATAACCCCATCTGGTATGACCTGTGTGATGAGTATGGTATCTATCTGATCGACGAGGCGAACATTGAGTCGCACGGGATGGGCTACGATCTTGATAAGACGCTCGGGAACAATCCGCGCTGGCTCAAGGCGCACCTCGAACGCGCCAGCCGCATGGTTCTTCGCGACAAGAACCATGCATCAATCATAACCTGGTCGCTTGGCAACGAAGCTGGGAACGGTTCGAATTTCTATGAGTGTTACAAGTGGATCAAGGCGTACGACTCGACACGCCCCGTCCAGTATGAGCGCGCCGGGCTGGAGTGGAACACGGATATCTATTGCCCGATGTATCCGCATCCGAACTCTCTCATTCAATATTCACTGTCGAACCCAACGCGCCCGCTGATCATGTGCGAGTACGCGCACGCCATGGGAAACACACTGGGGAATTTCAGGGAATACTGGGAAATCATCGAGTCGTATCCGGCCCTTCAGGGAGGATTCATCTGGGACTGGGTTGACCAGGGGGTGTGGCTCGAAAAGAACGGAGTGAAGTTCTTTGGATACGGGGGCGATTGGGGTCCCCCCGGTACTCCGAGTGACAACAACTTCCTGTGCAATGGTCTTGTCCAGCCCGACAGGAGGCCGAATCCGCAGGCTTATGAAATGAAGAAGATGTATCAGAACATCAAGTTCCGCCTGCTGGACGCCCGGCGCGGTCTTGTGGAAGTGAAAAACGCGAACTTCTTCCGTGACCTCTCGAATTACACGCTGATCTGGACGCTGCTCGAGAACGGAAAGCAGGTTCAAAGCGGAGCGGTTCAATCAATCGACGCGTTTCCAGGGAAAAGCGTTGCGGTGAATCTTGGATTAAACCTGTCTCCTGCGGCCGGGGCGGAGTACTACCTGCAGCTTTCCGCAGTGACAAAAAAGGGTGAAGGCCTGGTGCCAGCCGGCCACGAACAGGCCAAAGAAGAGTTTTCTCTCGCGGGTCAGGCCTCGCCGGCGGCGTTCGTTGCCGACGGGACTCCTGTTACGGTGGATGAAACCAGTGGACGGGTCACTCTCAGCAACAGGAATTTTTCTCTCGAGTTCAACAAAACGTCTGGCCTCATTGAATCATACACTGTTCGGGGAAAGAAAATGTGGTCCCAGGGGCCGCGTCCAAACTTCTGGCGTCCGCCGAACGACAATGATTTCGGTGCCGGGTCACAGAAGACCATGGGTATCTGGAAGGATGTTGGAAAGGCGGAGCGTGCAAAGCGAGTCAGAGTCGATCGTGATGACCGGAATCCGAACGGATCAGTCCGCGTACGCGTGGAAACCCCGCTGCTGAAAAACGACGCGCTTGTGGTTGCGGAATACACCATTGACGGCCGGGGAGCGATAACGGTGAGCAACAGCTTCCATGCGTTGCGGGGAAAACATCCCAACCTCTTCAAAGTTGGAAGCCACCTGACGCTCCCGAAGGAGTTTGCAGCGATTCAGTGGTATGGCCGCGGACCGGACGAATCGTATTGGGACCGGAAGAGCTCGGCGCTTGTGGGGACATATGAGGGAGCGATCAAAGACCAGTATCATCCGTACGTCAGACCGCAGGAAAGCGGAAACAAAACCGATGTACGGTGGGCCAGGCTGAAACGAGGCGACGGTTCCGGATTCGAAATACAATTTGTCGACACCTATCTCAATGTGGAGGCACTTCCGTACAGCCCGGACCAGTTGTATCCCGGGGAAGCAAAGCGCCAGACACATTCGCTTGAGCTGAAACCCGATGAGTTCGTGCATCTCGACATTGATTATCAACAGATGGGTGTGGCGGGAATCGACAGCTGGTGGTCGCTGCCGCTGGAAAAGTATCGTCTGCCGTACCAGGATTACCGGTTTGGGTACAGGATTGTTCCGTTGTAG